In a genomic window of Primulina huaijiensis isolate GDHJ02 chromosome 10, ASM1229523v2, whole genome shotgun sequence:
- the LOC140987015 gene encoding U-box domain-containing protein 26-like, whose protein sequence is MPRSLQPLDDVVQIPYHFRCPISLELMRDPVTVSTGQTFDRSSIESWVGTGNTTCPVTRASLTDFTLIPNHTLRRLIQEWCVANRSFGVERIPTPKQPADPILVRTLLDQASSTSAPSSLRISALRRLRGLARDSEKNRAVIVAINGREILLSIVFSGVDGDSSELDHESLAILAMFSLTEEDCMFVAADLNRIRYFVNLLFHSSIDVRVNSAAMIETVVAGLRLPELRAQISGVEGVFDGIVGILKYPLAYPRALKIGIKSLFALCLAKQHRHKAIAAGAVEALVDRLVEFDKCDTERALATVELLCRIQSGCAAFVSHPMIVPLLVKIILKISDRATEYAAGALLSLFSASEKARRDALAAGVFTQLLLLVQSDCTVRAKRKAQMLLKLLRDSWPQDSMENSCDFHCCDVVLF, encoded by the coding sequence ATGCCTCGGAGTTTGCAGCCGTTGGACGACGTCGTACAGATCCCGTACCATTTCCGATGCCCGATTTCTTTAGAGCTGATGCGTGACCCGGTCACTGTTTCTACAGGTCAAACGTTCGACCGTTCAAGCATAGAATCGTGGGTGGGAACTGGGAATACCACGTGCCCGGTCACCCGGGCTTCATTGACGGACTTTACCCTCATACCCAATCACACTCTAAGGCGGCTGATTCAGGAGTGGTGTGTGGCGAACCGGTCGTTTGGAGTCGAGCGTATTCCTACTCCCAAGCAACCGGCGGACCCGATTTTGGTTCGGACTCTGCTGGACCAGGCTTCGTCTACTTCGGCTCCGTCGAGTTTGAGAATCTCGGCGTTGAGAAGGCTTAGAGGGCTCGCGCGTGATTCGGAGAAGAATCGGGCGGTTATTGTTGCGATTAATGGACGTGAGATTCTGCTCTCGATCGTGTTCTCGGGTGTCGACGGTGATTCATCTGAGTTGGATCACGAATCACTCGCCATATTGGCGATGTTCTCGCTAACCGAGGAGGACTGTATGTTCGTGGCTGCTGATTTGAATCGGATTCGTTATTTTGTCAATTTACTGTTCCATTCCTCGATCGACGTTCGAGTAAACTCAGCAGCTATGATTGAGACAGTCGTGGCAGGGTTAAGGTTGCCTGAGCTTCGAGCCCAAATCAGCGGCGTCGAAGGAGTGTTTGACGGAATTGttggaattttgaaatatcCCCTGGCTTATCCCAGGGCTTTGAAGATCGGAATAAAATCCCTGTTCGCATTATGTCTCGCGAAGCAGCACAGGCACAAGGCCATTGCGGCAGGTGCGGTGGAGGCGCTGGTTGACAGGCTGGTGGAATTCGATAAGTGCGACACCGAGAGAGCACTGGCGACGGTGGAACTTTTATGTCGTATCCAATCAGGTTGCGCGGCATTCGTCTCACACCCCATGATAGTCCCTTTACTGGTGAAAATCATCTTGAAGATCTCAGACCGCGCCACCGAGTATGCAGCCGGAGCTCTACTCTCGCTTTTCTCGGCATCGGAGAAAGCTCGGAGGGATGCGTTGGCCGCCGGCGTCTTTACTCAGCTGCTGCTGCTTGTGCAGAGCGATTGCACGGTGAGAGCTAAGCGAAAGGCGCAAATGCTGCTGAAATTGCTTCGCGACTCGTGGCCCCAGGACTCCATGGAGAATTCCTGTGATTTTCATTGCTGCGACGTCGTTTTGTTTTGa